A single genomic interval of uncultured Sphaerochaeta sp. harbors:
- a CDS encoding DegT/DnrJ/EryC1/StrS family aminotransferase yields MALIPFYKPTLRRKDMDAVLQTMVDERIGPGERKNEFLKQFCTYIGAGEGIALRSYPDALRASLLTLSLPPGAKVGVSVLSPSLYALIAKEMQLELVLGDIDEESGCLSQEEATRLVEEGAQALLIHEPMCQIPLHCEYRSLGVPVIEDISQSLGSCFDEEKAGGFGDLVVCALEEDAVVSAAGGAVLAIMHGDYQKTLSALFREYREYVELPDMNAALGLIQLSHLDDHLSKRREFYTLFSNALLKTEHKLYGIGNIDFKPNGYGFCVVLDSRAEDAIKFANKYQVSAQKTFSDTLAKGYSDRFDLFPKALPPHLRGISLPLYPFLKQSDTELLMKVISHLP; encoded by the coding sequence GTGGCTTTAATCCCATTCTATAAACCGACCTTACGCAGGAAAGACATGGATGCAGTATTGCAGACCATGGTAGATGAACGTATTGGGCCGGGAGAACGCAAGAATGAGTTTCTGAAACAGTTTTGTACCTATATTGGAGCCGGAGAGGGGATTGCTCTTCGCAGTTATCCTGATGCCTTACGTGCATCATTGCTCACGCTCTCTCTTCCACCAGGGGCAAAAGTAGGGGTGAGTGTGCTCTCTCCTTCACTCTACGCCTTAATTGCAAAAGAAATGCAACTTGAATTGGTACTCGGTGATATAGATGAGGAGAGTGGTTGTCTCAGTCAAGAAGAGGCCACTCGCCTTGTCGAGGAAGGAGCACAGGCACTCTTGATTCATGAGCCAATGTGCCAGATACCGCTGCACTGTGAATACCGATCACTTGGAGTTCCTGTCATTGAGGACATCAGCCAAAGTCTAGGTAGTTGCTTTGACGAAGAGAAAGCCGGTGGTTTCGGAGACCTGGTTGTGTGTGCATTGGAAGAGGATGCTGTGGTCAGTGCAGCTGGGGGAGCAGTACTCGCCATCATGCATGGTGACTACCAGAAGACACTCAGTGCACTATTCCGTGAATATAGGGAGTATGTGGAACTTCCCGATATGAATGCTGCACTGGGATTGATCCAGCTTTCCCACCTTGATGACCATCTTTCCAAGAGAAGGGAGTTCTATACGCTTTTTTCCAATGCACTTCTCAAGACTGAACACAAGCTGTATGGAATTGGGAACATAGATTTCAAACCCAATGGATATGGGTTCTGTGTTGTCTTGGACTCCAGAGCCGAGGATGCCATCAAATTTGCGAACAAGTATCAGGTTTCTGCACAGAAAACGTTCTCAGACACCTTGGCTAAGGGTTACAGCGACCGGTTTGATCTTTTCCCGAAGGCCCTTCCTCCCCATCTCAGAGGAATATCGCTTCCTCTTTACCCATTCCTGAAACAATCAGATACTGAGTTATTGATGAAGGTCATCAGCCACCTTCCGTAA
- a CDS encoding GNAT family N-acetyltransferase produces the protein MDYYKADNGFAYGKENEIPMARITMRSLGDKRIAIDHTYVSPSLRGQGIARKLVMLVVEEVRKEGKMIVPLCSYAQMVLEEDPELAKLIAN, from the coding sequence ATGGACTATTACAAAGCAGATAATGGATTTGCCTACGGAAAAGAGAATGAGATTCCCATGGCCAGAATCACCATGCGCTCCCTTGGTGATAAACGAATCGCAATTGATCATACCTATGTTTCTCCCAGCCTGAGGGGACAGGGTATTGCAAGGAAGCTGGTGATGCTTGTTGTAGAAGAGGTAAGGAAAGAGGGGAAGATGATAGTTCCCCTCTGTTCCTATGCCCAGATGGTCCTTGAGGAGGACCCTGAGCTTGCCAAGCTTATTGCCAATTAA
- the recN gene encoding DNA repair protein RecN produces the protein MLERLEIHNYALIEDSVIEFPDGFTVITGETGAGKSIILGALSLLLGEKTEVQSIRSGQESATVRASFALEPPYPPNLAAYLEREGISLDNESLIVSRTIKNNGRSSVSLQGRLSSRTELAAISKELLDISAQRDHQSLLSASNQLAVLDVYGNCEEERSAYRSAYESYQALKDELVKKKQQLEQSQKEEDFLRFAVEEIAKIDPKVGEDDEIAEQVRVIASYEQIHESLSSAIGALHGGEVGTSALASLSLAGSEISNAAKADQSLAEYVSRLESATIEIEDIYESIRDYRSSMSYSEEELDRLQGRLASLQRLKKKYGHTLEAVCSFYQESQSRLNLTEEQEIWLSKLEKQIASAADLVASKAEVLSQKRQKAAQRLSSQVEQKLRTLGMKEAVFSIAFTQIQPGPQGIDEVSYDICANPGLEMRSIKDVASGGELSRIMLAVKTSLAESDAVPTLIFDEVDAGIGGSVALSVADQLMNLSHSHQVIVITHLASIASKADTHLVVHKEIRNQMSYSMIRRVEEEERQKEIARMLSGDDSSSESLGHAKKLLQTGRS, from the coding sequence ATGCTTGAGCGGCTTGAAATACACAACTATGCACTGATCGAAGACAGTGTCATCGAGTTTCCTGATGGATTCACGGTGATAACTGGTGAGACCGGTGCAGGAAAGTCAATAATCCTGGGAGCCCTTTCCCTGCTCTTGGGTGAGAAAACCGAAGTACAATCCATCCGAAGCGGACAGGAGAGTGCAACGGTAAGGGCCTCCTTCGCCCTGGAACCTCCCTATCCACCCAACTTGGCTGCGTATCTCGAGCGGGAGGGCATTTCCCTTGACAATGAGAGCCTGATTGTCAGCAGGACCATCAAGAATAATGGGCGATCATCGGTATCCTTGCAAGGTCGTCTATCCAGCCGGACAGAGTTGGCTGCGATCAGCAAGGAACTGCTTGATATCAGTGCACAGAGAGATCACCAGAGTTTGCTCAGCGCGTCAAACCAGCTTGCGGTGCTTGATGTCTATGGAAATTGCGAGGAAGAGAGAAGCGCCTACCGCTCTGCATATGAATCATACCAGGCACTGAAAGATGAACTGGTGAAGAAGAAACAACAGCTTGAACAATCACAGAAGGAAGAGGATTTTCTTCGGTTTGCTGTTGAAGAGATTGCAAAGATAGATCCAAAAGTAGGGGAAGATGACGAGATAGCTGAGCAGGTTAGGGTGATCGCTAGTTATGAGCAGATCCATGAATCCTTGAGCTCAGCCATTGGAGCATTGCACGGTGGGGAGGTGGGGACCAGTGCCCTTGCCTCTCTCTCCCTTGCAGGTTCCGAGATTTCCAATGCTGCAAAAGCCGACCAATCCTTGGCGGAGTATGTTTCCCGTCTTGAAAGTGCTACCATTGAGATCGAAGATATCTATGAGAGTATCCGCGACTACCGCTCATCCATGAGCTACAGTGAGGAAGAGCTCGACAGGTTGCAAGGTAGGCTTGCCAGCCTGCAACGGTTGAAGAAAAAATATGGACACACGCTTGAAGCGGTCTGTTCCTTCTACCAGGAGAGCCAGAGTCGTCTCAATCTTACTGAGGAACAGGAAATCTGGCTAAGCAAACTGGAGAAACAGATTGCTTCTGCAGCAGATCTGGTGGCCAGCAAAGCCGAAGTGCTCTCACAAAAACGACAGAAGGCTGCACAGAGGCTTTCCTCCCAGGTCGAGCAGAAACTCAGGACCCTCGGGATGAAAGAGGCTGTATTCTCTATCGCCTTCACCCAAATACAGCCAGGACCACAGGGAATTGATGAGGTAAGCTATGATATCTGCGCAAACCCAGGTCTGGAAATGCGTTCGATCAAGGATGTAGCCAGTGGAGGGGAGCTGTCACGTATCATGCTTGCAGTGAAAACCAGTCTGGCAGAGAGTGATGCCGTTCCGACTCTGATCTTCGATGAGGTTGATGCCGGTATTGGAGGCAGTGTGGCGCTCTCTGTAGCTGACCAGCTGATGAACCTCAGCCATTCCCACCAGGTTATTGTCATCACCCACCTTGCTTCCATTGCAAGCAAGGCAGATACCCATCTGGTGGTGCACAAGGAGATACGGAACCAGATGAGTTACTCCATGATCAGAAGGGTGGAAGAGGAAGAACGTCAAAAGGAAATTGCCAGGATGCTCAGTGGTGATGATTCAAGTAGCGAAAGCCTTGGGCATGCAAAGAAGCTACTGCAAACAGGGAGGAGCTGA
- a CDS encoding NAD(+)/NADH kinase, translating into MEQRQVRHVLIIANWSKKTSHTLSQTIVDYLAEKGIESSVSRTNKGNEPLVVNKDTDLVICLGGDGTVLYCARYLQDLGIPILAINVGTFGYITEISVEEWQEAIDYFLEGKNTISRRLMIRVGVFRKGKKVFTAHGLNEMVVSSSGISKVVSLSLRIGSTEAGFFRSDGMIIATPTGSTGYSLAAGGPILDVDLTSLIITPICPFTLSNRPLVVSGDSTITLTIPKGQRTGLMLSVDGQQNFCLQEDDMIVVEKSQSKALLVASEKRNYIEVLRDKLNWSGGGLHA; encoded by the coding sequence ATGGAACAGAGACAGGTACGTCATGTATTGATCATTGCAAACTGGAGCAAGAAGACATCCCATACCCTCTCCCAGACAATTGTCGACTACCTTGCTGAGAAGGGGATTGAAAGTAGTGTAAGCCGAACGAACAAGGGAAACGAACCCTTGGTCGTGAATAAGGACACCGACTTGGTCATCTGCCTTGGTGGGGACGGGACGGTACTCTACTGTGCGCGCTACCTCCAGGATTTGGGAATCCCCATCCTTGCCATCAACGTAGGAACCTTTGGTTACATCACGGAGATATCGGTGGAGGAGTGGCAGGAAGCTATTGATTACTTCCTGGAAGGAAAGAACACCATCAGCAGAAGACTGATGATCAGGGTAGGGGTATTCAGGAAAGGCAAGAAGGTATTCACCGCTCATGGACTAAATGAGATGGTGGTATCCTCCAGTGGTATCAGTAAAGTCGTCAGTCTCTCGCTGCGTATCGGGTCAACCGAGGCAGGATTCTTTCGCTCAGACGGCATGATCATCGCAACCCCAACCGGTTCCACAGGCTACAGCCTTGCAGCCGGAGGTCCCATACTGGATGTGGATCTCACCTCCTTGATCATAACCCCTATTTGCCCATTCACCCTGTCCAACCGACCACTGGTGGTAAGCGGGGATTCAACCATCACTCTGACCATCCCAAAAGGACAGAGAACTGGATTGATGCTCTCCGTGGACGGACAACAAAATTTCTGCTTGCAGGAAGATGATATGATTGTTGTGGAAAAATCGCAGAGCAAGGCACTGCTGGTCGCAAGCGAAAAGCGTAACTATATAGAAGTATTACGTGATAAACTAAATTGGTCCGGGGGAGGATTGCATGCTTGA